The following are encoded together in the Vigna unguiculata cultivar IT97K-499-35 chromosome 2, ASM411807v1, whole genome shotgun sequence genome:
- the LOC114173756 gene encoding transmembrane protein 45A, producing MGSFKGHALPGTLFFVVGLWHIWGSVARYVRNPKAFEVRVWNPVPGFDGRLKHLELYVITIGAFIDMCIELLYSTHLKFFVNGVLNPSHMNDFEHSGMLLMFFIFGVVALLSQETRFLPLPEGALCLIAASAFCAEYLLFYFHSTTHKGLEGYYHTLLVFLVGLCILSSIAGALLPTSFPVDLCNGIAIALQGLWFYQTAFVLYGPMMPSGCKLGEMSVTCHSADSEVRGELLANFQLFVAVLVVLVGTVASYVFAASRYGKYEVKSLHAFQVGFDEE from the exons ATGGGATCTTTCAAGGGTCATGCTTTGCCAGGGACACTGTTTTTTGTAGTTGGGTTGTGGCACATATGGGGCTCTGTGGCGAGATATGTTCGTAATCCTAAGGCATTTGAAGTGAGGGTTTGGAATCCTGTGCCAGGGTTTGATGGGAGGCTCAAGCACCTGGAGCTGTATGTTATTACAATCGGTGCTTTCATTGACATGTGCATCGAGCTCTTGTATTCAACTCACCTCAAGTTTTTTGTTAATGGGGTCCTTAATCCTTCTCATATGAATGACTTTGAGCACTCAGGAATGCTTCTCATGTTTTTCATCTTCGGTGTTGTTGCCTTACTTTCCCAAGAGACCAG ATTTCTTCCCTTGCCAGAAGGTGCTCTTTGTTTGATTGCTGCCTCAGCATTCTGTGCAGAGTACCTTCTATTCTACTTCCACTCAACAACACACAAGGGTCTTGAGGGCTATTATCACACCCTCCTTGTCTTCCTGGTGGGACTCTGCATTTTATCTTCAATTGCTGGAGCCCTTTTGCCAACAAGCTTTCCAGTGGACTTGTGCAATGGCATTGCTATAGCACTGCAAGGTTTATGGTTCTATCAGACTGCATTTGTTCTGTATGGCCCTATGATGCCAAGTGGTTGCAAGCTTGGGGAGATGAGTGTCACATGTCATTCCGCTGATAGTGAGGTTCGTGGTGAATTGCTTGCAAACTTTCAGCTCTTTGTTGCTGTTCTTGTGGTCCTTGTGGGAACTGTGGCATCATATGTCTTTGCTGCATCAAGATATGGGAAGTATGAAGTTAAGAGTTTGCATGCATTTCAGGTTGGATTTGATGAGGAATGA